GGCCGGACTGCACCACGAGCACCCCGAGCGCGAGCCCCAGCGGCACCACGGCGACGCACGCCGGCGCCACCGTCCGCCACCCGGCGGCGACCTCGGACCGGGCGTCCTCGCGCGCGCCGGCCACTTCTGCTGACTCCATCACCTGCATAGGGCAAGTCTAGGAAAGTCTGGACGCGATCGGGTTGCCGATCATGCCTGCTAGATTGAGGTTATGAGCAATGATCATTCGATCGACGAGCTAGACCGAGCAATCATTGCCGAGCTCGAGAACGACGCCCGGCTGAGCAACACCGAGCTGGCCCGAAGGGTCGGACTCACCCCCGCACCCTGCCTTCGACGGGTGCAGCGGCTCGAGCGCGACGGGGTGATCACCGGCTATCACGCACAGGTCGACCCGCGGAGCAGCGGCCGCGGCCTCGAGGTCGTCGTCGCCGTCGACATCGCCGTCAACGACGGCAGGACCATCGACGACTTCGAGACCGCCGTCGTCGCCATCCCCGAGGTCACCGAGATCCGCCGCATGCTCGGCCAGCCCGACTACTACCTGCGTGTGCAGGTCGCCGACCTCGATGCGTACGAGGCGCTGCTCGTCGGCACGATCTCGCGGCTGCCCGCGGTCAACCGGCTGCTGTCACACCAGACGATGCGGCAGATCAAGGGCTAGGCAGATCAAGGGCTAGGTTGCGTCCTTCGGCTGCGCGGGCACGGACACCGTGGTCGCTGCAGAATCCGGAACGATCGCGCTTGAGGCAGAGCAGGCCCAGCAGACGACGATCGTCGTCCACCACCGCAAGTCGGCGTAGTCGCGCCACAACCATGCGGTCACGGACCCTTCCGATCGGGTCGGACGGCGCCACGGTCCTTGCCTCGAGCGAGGCGATGCCCAACGCCGGCGACCGACTGGGGCGGTCGGCCGGAACGTCGTCCCTCACGACCGTACCGACCAGCCGACCGGCACGCGTCAGCAGCACCATGTGCACGTGCCGGTCCTCGAGCGCCTCGCGCACGGCAGCGGTGCTCGCATCGTGCGGGAGCGTCTTCGGGATGCTCACCATGACCTCGGCCGTGGTGAGGTCGGCCGGAAGCCGCTCGGCCCTCATCCTGCCTTCATCGCCTCGGGATGTGGGTCCACCGGTTCGATGCGGGCCGGCACGTTCTTGTGCCACGGGGTGAGGAAGAACTTGTCGCGGCGGGCGATGCCGGTCAGCTCGTTGGGCGGTGTCCCGACCATGCGCTCGGCACCGTCGCCGTCGGGGTGAGCCAGCCCGAAGCCGTTCGGCAGCGAGATGTGGCCCGCCTGCATGGTGTCGCTGATCTCCACGGTGGCGGCAGCCCGGCCCGCCTCCGTGACGATTCGTACGGCATCTCCGGAGCTCAGCCCGAGGTCGAGCGCGTCGTCGGCCGAGATGCGCAGGGCTCCCGACTTGTCGCGGCGGCGCCACTCCGGGTCGCGCATGATGACGTTGGCGGTGAACGCCCGACGCTCACCTGCCGACAGGGTGAGCGGGAACTCGGGGGTGGTGAAGCTCGGCTCCGTGCCGAGGAGGGAGGTCAGCTCGTCGGTGAGCATCGGGATGTGGGCGTGGATGCGCTTGTCGTCGTGGTGGATGTAGCCCCATGCGTCCTCGTAGCGGTCGTCGGTGATGGTGACTCCCTGCCGAGACTCCTGGATGGCCGCGAACAGCGACTCGCCGAGGTCGAACCCGCTGCCCTGGTGGCCGGCCCTGGCGACCGCGTCGGGGTAGCCGATCGCGCACAGATGTGCCATCCCCCACACCACTGCGAGCGACTCCTGGCCCTTCGGGAGCGTGGAGCCGAGGGTCTTGTACAGCAGGTACGGCAGGAGTCCCGCCAGCTCGGGGCGTGCGGCAAGGGTGGAGAAGAACGCCAGCGCGAAGGCCTTGCGTCCGACCCGGGCCACGGCCGCGAGCTGGTCCACGAGCTCCTTGTCGACCACACCAAGCTCATCGATGAGGGCGACGTAGATCTCCGGCTCGGGCCGGGTGCCGGCCAACCGCTCCATCAGGGGCGCACGTGCCTGATAGACGTTGTGCGGGAAGTGCAGGGTGAACAACGAGCCCTCCCACTTCTCGAACTGGCTGGTCGCCGGCAGGACGTAGTCGGCGCAGCGAGCC
The sequence above is drawn from the Nocardioides albertanoniae genome and encodes:
- a CDS encoding Lrp/AsnC family transcriptional regulator; this translates as MSNDHSIDELDRAIIAELENDARLSNTELARRVGLTPAPCLRRVQRLERDGVITGYHAQVDPRSSGRGLEVVVAVDIAVNDGRTIDDFETAVVAIPEVTEIRRMLGQPDYYLRVQVADLDAYEALLVGTISRLPAVNRLLSHQTMRQIKG
- a CDS encoding CBS domain-containing protein, translating into MRAERLPADLTTAEVMVSIPKTLPHDASTAAVREALEDRHVHMVLLTRAGRLVGTVVRDDVPADRPSRSPALGIASLEARTVAPSDPIGRVRDRMVVARLRRLAVVDDDRRLLGLLCLKRDRSGFCSDHGVRARAAEGRNLALDLPSP